The Trypanosoma brucei brucei TREU927 chromosome 9, whole genome shotgun sequence genome includes a window with the following:
- a CDS encoding Mov34/MPN/PAD-1 metallopeptidase, putative (curated by J. Mottram; similar to C6.1A protein (Swiss-Prot:P46737) (Mus musculus) and similar to C6.1A protein. (Swiss-Prot:P46736) (Homo sapiens;)): MEAKHAPLKKVRVADTVVQACYAHAFSTEQEEVMGLLLGEICVAKDSDPYSDVGSEDFRSSPILYKEANVWDSWVVQRSVRRSDRVETAPEVLSGASEEAERCTELVGTHTRVIGWYHSHPRITPYPSHVDLRSQLSYQMLESGWVGLIFSVFYCDSTQRNATSIHCFRTGPGETHEMVELEVVPISQMPLKSPPVIDITYRLLQTFRTEVEAAVELVRQRCGGMADAVEAARGLQDAQFYTLNKLIAEPALLYLLRANDELETKVVALENRLRISK; the protein is encoded by the coding sequence ATGGAGGCGAAGCATGCGCCATTGAAAAAGGTCCGTGTGGCGGACACGGTTGTTCAGGCATGCTACGCCCATGCATTCTCCAcggagcaggaggaggtgatGGGTTTACTGCTCGGGGAAATATGTGTTGCAAAGGACTCCGATCCATATTCGGATGTTGGAAGTGAAGATTTCCGTTCCAGCCCTATTTTATACAAGGAAGCCAACGTGTGGGATTCGTGGGTAGTGCAGCGCAGCGTGCGTCGCTCGGACCGTGTGGAAACTGCGCCTGAGGTGCTTTCCGGCGCTAGTGAGGAAGCAGAGCGTTGCACAGAGTTAGTGGGGACACATACACGGGTTATAGGTTGGTATCACAGCCATCCACGTATTACACCATATCCCTCGCACGTGGACCTTCGCTCGCAACTGTCATACCAAATGCTGGAGAGTGGATGGGTGGGTCTCATATTCAGTGTTTTCTACTGCGACAGCACGCAGCGGAATGCCACATCTATTCACTGCTTCCGTACGGGACCTGGTGAAACACATGAGATGGTGGAGTTGGAGGTTGTTCCCATTTCCCAGATGCCGCTCAAATCACCACCTGTGATTGATATAACATACCGGCTTTTGCAAACGTTTCGAACGGAAGTGGAGGCGGCTGTGGAACTCGTTCGTCAGCGATGTGGTGGGATGGCTGATGCCGTAGAGGCGGCACGCGGTTTGCAGGATGCTCAATTCTACACGCTGAACAAATTGATAGCGGAACCTGCTCTATTATATTTGCTGCGCGCCAATGACGAACTGGAAACGAAAGTTGTCGCTCTGGAGAACCGGCTGCGTATTTCCAAGTGA
- a CDS encoding peroxisomal membrane protein 4, putative has translation MRPFPTPRPAAICDLWHLSATGYCFPVTPSCNVHIRYSAWTPFFGLSILFFVSVTVSCVSALVGTGSISTSHSVAKGRPQLRVVMAAEPADRGCGPISAAKKVTLLIDDMIRSGKYKILFDALKSFRNGFVYGARIRAPHALVLNLVWSSAPYSVIARRVFDATRQHALRLGATAFTFSLLRSLMALVEGRQRPWHSVVAGFIIGCLYWGEQGAVTVQMSMYILSRILSALFFILMERLAVTTSVHPPPWAFRLYSGVLWMFVMPLFLYHREALQPTMRTSMQYIYEDCTRYSNWYNLLCFNSDTSF, from the coding sequence ATGAGGCCTTTTCCTACCCCAAGGCCTGCGGCTATTTGTGATTTGTGGCATCTGTCAGCTACCGGTTATTGTTTTCCGGTCACCCCCAGTTGCAATGTTCACATCCGCTACTCTGCGTGGACTCCGTTCTTCGGACTATCCatcctctttttcgtttctgttACCGTTTCCTGCGTTTCCGCTTTAGTTGGGACCGGATCAATATCGACAAGTCACTCCGTCGCTAAAGGAAGGCCACAATTACGTGTAGTCATGGCGGCTGAGCCCGCGGACAGGGGTTGTGGTCCCATTAGTGCAGCCAAGAAAGTCACACTTCTGATTGACGACATGATTCGGTCTGGTAAGTACAAAATACTATTTGATGCCCTTAAGTCGTTCCGCAACGGATTTGTCTACGGCGCTCGTATTCGCGCTCCTCATGCCCTTGTGCTCAACTTGGTTTGGAGTAGCGCACCGTACAGCGTCATTGCCCGTCGCGTATTCGATGCCACGCGTCAGCACGCCCTTCGACTGGGTGCCACTGCTTTCACGTTTTCGCTGCTCCGCTCGCTAATGGCTTTGGTAGAGGGGAGGCAACGACCCTGGCATAGCGTGGTGGCGGGGTTCATTATTGGTTGCTTGTATTGGGGTGAACAAGGTGCTGTGACTGTCCAGATGAGTATGTACATCCTCTCCCGCATATTAAGTGCGTTGTTTTTCATTCTAATGGAGAGGTTGGCTGTTACAACCTCTGTTCACCCACCTCCTTGGGCATTTCGGTTGTACTCGGGTGTGCTGTGGATGTTCGTGATGCCCCTTTTCTTATACCACAGGGAGGCGCTGCAACCAACGATGCGCACATCTATGCAGTACATATACGAGGACTGTACGCGTTACAGCAACTGGTATAACTTACTTTGCTTTAACAGTGATACTTCCTTTTAA